From the Homo sapiens chromosome 1, GRCh38.p14 Primary Assembly genome, one window contains:
- the PPOX gene encoding protoporphyrinogen oxidase isoform X12 — translation MEPPPRGLALSVPIYSPYDQSSCGLPSRVVTLAGPGFRMGRTVVVLGGGISGLAASYHLSRAPCPPKVVLVESSERLGGWIRSVRGPNGAIFELGPRGIRPAGALGARTLLLACGEQVSELGLDSEVLPVRGDHPAAQNRFLYVGGALHALPTGLRGLLRPSPPFSKPLFWAGLRELTKPRGKEPDETVHSFAQRRLGPEVASLAMDSLCRGVFAGNSRELSIRSCFPSLFQAEQTHRSILLGLLLGAGRTPQPDSALIRQALAERWSQWSLRGGLEMLPQALETHLTSRGVSVLRGQPVCGLSLQAEGRWKVMLGGSWLQTLEASGCVLSQELFQQRAQEAAATQLGLKEMPSHCLVHLHKTKNQLKWRQSHDRTVEWPKEYPGRSRKQAPSILHVPGCQLLRCRDRDHLGAASVSTHSQRTYLVFCCLSSPPPQQPGRHRCRHLGSGRCGGGVSRHGAGPRGGATRAD, via the exons ATGGAGCCGCCTCCCCGTGGACTGGCCTTAAGTGTCCCTATCTATTCTCCCTACGACCAAAGCTCCTGCGGCCTTCCCTCTAGGGTTGTCACCCTAGCTGGACCTG GTTTCCGCATGGGCCGGACCGTGGTCGTGCTGGGCGGAGGCATCAGCGGCTTGGCCGCCAGTTACCACCTGAGCCGGGCCCCCTGCCCCCCTAAG GTGGTCCTAGTGGAGAGCAGTGAGCGTCTGGGAGGCTGGATTCGCTCCGTTCGAGGCCCTAATGGTGCTATCTTTGAGCTTGGACCTCGGGGAATTAGGCCAGCGGGAGCCCTAGGGGCCCGGACCTTGCTCCTG GCATGTGGAGAGCAGGTTTCTGAGCTTGGCTTGGATTCAGAAGTGCTGCCTGTCCGGGGAGACCACCCAGCTGCCCAGAACAGGTTCCTCTACGTGGGCGGTGCCCTGCATGCCCTACCCACTGGCCTCAG GGGGCTACTCCGCCCTTCACCCCCCTTCTCCAAACCTCTGTTTTGGGCTGGGCTGAGGGAGCTGACCAAGCCCCGGGGCAAAGAGCCTGATGAGACTGTGCACAGTTTTGCCCAGCGCCGCCTTGGACCTGAG GTGGCGTCTCTAGCCATGGACAGTCTCTGCCGTGGAGTGTTTGCAGGCAACAGCCGTGAGCTCAGCATCAGGTCCTGCTTTCCCAGTCTCTTCCAAGCTGAGCAAACCCATCGTTCCATATTACTGGGCCTGCTGCTGGGGGCAG GGCGGACCCCACAGCCAGACTCAGCACTCATTCGCCAGGCCTTGGCTGAGCGCTGGAGCCAGTGGTCACTTCGTGGAGGTCTAGAGATGTTGCCTCAGGCCCTTGAAACCCACCTGACTAGTAGGGGGGTCAGTGTTCTCAGAGGCCAGCCGGTCTGTGGGCTCAGCCTCCAGGCAGAAGGGCGCTGGAAG GTGATGCTGGGAGGTTCCTGGTTACAGACACTGGAGGCTAGTGGCTGTGTCTTATCTCAGGAGCTGTTTCAACAGCGGGCCCAGGAAGCAGCTGCTACACAATTAGGACTGAAGGAGATGCCGAGCCACTGCTTGGTCCATCTACACAAG ACCAAGAACCAGTTGAAGTGGCGACAGAGTCATGACAGGACCGTGGAGTGGCCTAAGGAGTACCCAGGGCGAAGTAGGAAACAGGCTCCTTCTATTCTTCATGTGCCTGGGTGCCAACTCCTCAGGTGCAGGGACCGTGACCACCTGGGGGCT GCCTCCGTGTCGACGCATTCCCAGCGCACATACCTGGTCTTTTGCTGCCTGTCGTCACCGCCACCCCAACAGCCGGGCAGGCATCGCTGCCGCCATCTTGGAAGCGGGCGCTGCGGGGGCGGGGTCTCGCGTCATGGGGCGGGGCCTCGGGGCGGAGCCACCCGGGCTGACTAG
- the PPOX gene encoding protoporphyrinogen oxidase isoform X11 produces the protein MEPPPRGLALSVPIYSPYDQSSCGLPSRVVTLAGPGFRMGRTVVVLGGGISGLAASYHLSRAPCPPKVVLVESSERLGGWIRSVRGPNGAIFELGPRGIRPAGALGARTLLLVASLAMDSLCRGVFAGNSRELSIRSCFPSLFQAEQTHRSILLGLLLGAGRTPQPDSALIRQALAERWSQWSLRGGLEMLPQALETHLTSRGVSVLRGQPVCGLSLQAEGRWKVSLRDSSLEADHVISAIPASVLSELLPAEAAPLARALSAITAVSVAVVNLQYQGAHLPVQGFGHLVPSSEDPGVLGIVYDSVAFPEQDGSPPGLRVTVMLGGSWLQTLEASGCVLSQELFQQRAQEAAATQLGLKEMPSHCLVHLHKTKNQLKWRQSHDRTVEWPKEYPGRSRKQAPSILHVPGCQLLRCRDRDHLGAASVSTHSQRTYLVFCCLSSPPPQQPGRHRCRHLGSGRCGGGVSRHGAGPRGGATRAD, from the exons ATGGAGCCGCCTCCCCGTGGACTGGCCTTAAGTGTCCCTATCTATTCTCCCTACGACCAAAGCTCCTGCGGCCTTCCCTCTAGGGTTGTCACCCTAGCTGGACCTG GTTTCCGCATGGGCCGGACCGTGGTCGTGCTGGGCGGAGGCATCAGCGGCTTGGCCGCCAGTTACCACCTGAGCCGGGCCCCCTGCCCCCCTAAG GTGGTCCTAGTGGAGAGCAGTGAGCGTCTGGGAGGCTGGATTCGCTCCGTTCGAGGCCCTAATGGTGCTATCTTTGAGCTTGGACCTCGGGGAATTAGGCCAGCGGGAGCCCTAGGGGCCCGGACCTTGCTCCTG GTGGCGTCTCTAGCCATGGACAGTCTCTGCCGTGGAGTGTTTGCAGGCAACAGCCGTGAGCTCAGCATCAGGTCCTGCTTTCCCAGTCTCTTCCAAGCTGAGCAAACCCATCGTTCCATATTACTGGGCCTGCTGCTGGGGGCAG GGCGGACCCCACAGCCAGACTCAGCACTCATTCGCCAGGCCTTGGCTGAGCGCTGGAGCCAGTGGTCACTTCGTGGAGGTCTAGAGATGTTGCCTCAGGCCCTTGAAACCCACCTGACTAGTAGGGGGGTCAGTGTTCTCAGAGGCCAGCCGGTCTGTGGGCTCAGCCTCCAGGCAGAAGGGCGCTGGAAG GTATCTCTAAGGGACAGCAGTCTGGAGGCTGACCACGTTATTAGTGCCATTCCAGCTTCAG TGCTCAGTGAGCTGCTCCCTGCTGAGGCTGCCCCTCTGGCTCGTGCCCTGAGTGCCATCACTGCAGTGTCTGTAGCTGTGGTGAATCTGCAGTACCAAGGAGCCCATCTGCCTGTCCAG GGATTTGGACATTTGGTGCCATCTTCAGAAGATCCAGGAGTCCTGGGAATCGTGTATGACTCAGTTGCTTTCCCTGAGCAGGACGGGAGCCCCCCTGGCCTCAGAGTGACT GTGATGCTGGGAGGTTCCTGGTTACAGACACTGGAGGCTAGTGGCTGTGTCTTATCTCAGGAGCTGTTTCAACAGCGGGCCCAGGAAGCAGCTGCTACACAATTAGGACTGAAGGAGATGCCGAGCCACTGCTTGGTCCATCTACACAAG ACCAAGAACCAGTTGAAGTGGCGACAGAGTCATGACAGGACCGTGGAGTGGCCTAAGGAGTACCCAGGGCGAAGTAGGAAACAGGCTCCTTCTATTCTTCATGTGCCTGGGTGCCAACTCCTCAGGTGCAGGGACCGTGACCACCTGGGGGCT GCCTCCGTGTCGACGCATTCCCAGCGCACATACCTGGTCTTTTGCTGCCTGTCGTCACCGCCACCCCAACAGCCGGGCAGGCATCGCTGCCGCCATCTTGGAAGCGGGCGCTGCGGGGGCGGGGTCTCGCGTCATGGGGCGGGGCCTCGGGGCGGAGCCACCCGGGCTGACTAG
- the PPOX gene encoding protoporphyrinogen oxidase isoform X4 has protein sequence MEPPPRGLALSVPIYSPYDQSSCGLPSRVVTLAGPGFRMGRTVVVLGGGISGLAASYHLSRAPCPPKVVLVESSERLGGWIRSVRGPNGAIFELGPRGIRPAGALGARTLLLVSELGLDSEVLPVRGDHPAAQNRFLYVGGALHALPTGLRGLLRPSPPFSKPLFWAGLRELTKPRGKEPDETVHSFAQRRLGPEVASLAMDSLCRGVFAGNSRELSIRSCFPSLFQAEQTHRSILLGLLLGAGRTPQPDSALIRQALAERWSQWSLRGGLEMLPQALETHLTSRGVSVLRGQPVCGLSLQAEGRWKVSLRDSSLEADHVISAIPASVLSELLPAEAAPLARALSAITAVSVAVVNLQYQGAHLPVQGFGHLVPSSEDPGVLGIVYDSVAFPEQDGSPPGLRVTVMLGGSWLQTLEASGCVLSQELFQQRAQEAAATQLGLKEMPSHCLVHLHKTKNQLKWRQSHDRTVEWPKEYPGRSRKQAPSILHVPGCQLLRCRDRDHLGAVSEQPRSSAESRVGVASSTFSTFPLF, from the exons ATGGAGCCGCCTCCCCGTGGACTGGCCTTAAGTGTCCCTATCTATTCTCCCTACGACCAAAGCTCCTGCGGCCTTCCCTCTAGGGTTGTCACCCTAGCTGGACCTG GTTTCCGCATGGGCCGGACCGTGGTCGTGCTGGGCGGAGGCATCAGCGGCTTGGCCGCCAGTTACCACCTGAGCCGGGCCCCCTGCCCCCCTAAG GTGGTCCTAGTGGAGAGCAGTGAGCGTCTGGGAGGCTGGATTCGCTCCGTTCGAGGCCCTAATGGTGCTATCTTTGAGCTTGGACCTCGGGGAATTAGGCCAGCGGGAGCCCTAGGGGCCCGGACCTTGCTCCTG GTTTCTGAGCTTGGCTTGGATTCAGAAGTGCTGCCTGTCCGGGGAGACCACCCAGCTGCCCAGAACAGGTTCCTCTACGTGGGCGGTGCCCTGCATGCCCTACCCACTGGCCTCAG GGGGCTACTCCGCCCTTCACCCCCCTTCTCCAAACCTCTGTTTTGGGCTGGGCTGAGGGAGCTGACCAAGCCCCGGGGCAAAGAGCCTGATGAGACTGTGCACAGTTTTGCCCAGCGCCGCCTTGGACCTGAG GTGGCGTCTCTAGCCATGGACAGTCTCTGCCGTGGAGTGTTTGCAGGCAACAGCCGTGAGCTCAGCATCAGGTCCTGCTTTCCCAGTCTCTTCCAAGCTGAGCAAACCCATCGTTCCATATTACTGGGCCTGCTGCTGGGGGCAG GGCGGACCCCACAGCCAGACTCAGCACTCATTCGCCAGGCCTTGGCTGAGCGCTGGAGCCAGTGGTCACTTCGTGGAGGTCTAGAGATGTTGCCTCAGGCCCTTGAAACCCACCTGACTAGTAGGGGGGTCAGTGTTCTCAGAGGCCAGCCGGTCTGTGGGCTCAGCCTCCAGGCAGAAGGGCGCTGGAAG GTATCTCTAAGGGACAGCAGTCTGGAGGCTGACCACGTTATTAGTGCCATTCCAGCTTCAG TGCTCAGTGAGCTGCTCCCTGCTGAGGCTGCCCCTCTGGCTCGTGCCCTGAGTGCCATCACTGCAGTGTCTGTAGCTGTGGTGAATCTGCAGTACCAAGGAGCCCATCTGCCTGTCCAG GGATTTGGACATTTGGTGCCATCTTCAGAAGATCCAGGAGTCCTGGGAATCGTGTATGACTCAGTTGCTTTCCCTGAGCAGGACGGGAGCCCCCCTGGCCTCAGAGTGACT GTGATGCTGGGAGGTTCCTGGTTACAGACACTGGAGGCTAGTGGCTGTGTCTTATCTCAGGAGCTGTTTCAACAGCGGGCCCAGGAAGCAGCTGCTACACAATTAGGACTGAAGGAGATGCCGAGCCACTGCTTGGTCCATCTACACAAG ACCAAGAACCAGTTGAAGTGGCGACAGAGTCATGACAGGACCGTGGAGTGGCCTAAGGAGTACCCAGGGCGAAGTAGGAAACAGGCTCCTTCTATTCTTCATGTGCCTGGGTGCCAACTCCTCAGGTGCAGGGACCGTGACCACCTGGGGGCTGTAAGCGAACAGCCCCGGAGCTCGGCGGAGAGTAGGGTGGGGGTGGCGTCCTCTACCTTTTCTACCTTTCCCCTCTTCTag
- the PPOX gene encoding protoporphyrinogen oxidase isoform X3 has product MEPPPRGLALSVPIYSPYDQSSCGLPSRVVTLAGPGFRMGRTVVVLGGGISGLAASYHLSRAPCPPKVVLVESSERLGGWIRSVRGPNGAIFELGPRGIRPAGALGARTLLLACGEQVSELGLDSEVLPVRGDHPAAQNRFLYVGGALHALPTGLRGLLRPSPPFSKPLFWAGLRELTKPRGKEPDETVHSFAQRRLGPEVASLAMDSLCRGVFAGNSRELSIRSCFPSLFQAEQTHRSILLGLLLGAGRTPQPDSALIRQALAERWSQWSLRGGLEMLPQALETHLTSRGVSVLRGQPVCGLSLQAEGRWKVSLRDSSLEADHVISAIPASVLSELLPAEAAPLARALSAITAVSVAVVNLQYQGAHLPVQGFGHLVPSSEDPGVLGIVYDSVAFPEQDGSPPGLRVTVMLGGSWLQTLEASGCVLSQELFQQRAQEAAATQLGLKEMPSHCLVHLHKTKNQLKWRQSHDRTVEWPKEYPGRSRKQAPSILHVPGCQLLRCRDRDHLGAVSEQPRSSAESRVGVASSTFSTFPLF; this is encoded by the exons ATGGAGCCGCCTCCCCGTGGACTGGCCTTAAGTGTCCCTATCTATTCTCCCTACGACCAAAGCTCCTGCGGCCTTCCCTCTAGGGTTGTCACCCTAGCTGGACCTG GTTTCCGCATGGGCCGGACCGTGGTCGTGCTGGGCGGAGGCATCAGCGGCTTGGCCGCCAGTTACCACCTGAGCCGGGCCCCCTGCCCCCCTAAG GTGGTCCTAGTGGAGAGCAGTGAGCGTCTGGGAGGCTGGATTCGCTCCGTTCGAGGCCCTAATGGTGCTATCTTTGAGCTTGGACCTCGGGGAATTAGGCCAGCGGGAGCCCTAGGGGCCCGGACCTTGCTCCTG GCATGTGGAGAGCAGGTTTCTGAGCTTGGCTTGGATTCAGAAGTGCTGCCTGTCCGGGGAGACCACCCAGCTGCCCAGAACAGGTTCCTCTACGTGGGCGGTGCCCTGCATGCCCTACCCACTGGCCTCAG GGGGCTACTCCGCCCTTCACCCCCCTTCTCCAAACCTCTGTTTTGGGCTGGGCTGAGGGAGCTGACCAAGCCCCGGGGCAAAGAGCCTGATGAGACTGTGCACAGTTTTGCCCAGCGCCGCCTTGGACCTGAG GTGGCGTCTCTAGCCATGGACAGTCTCTGCCGTGGAGTGTTTGCAGGCAACAGCCGTGAGCTCAGCATCAGGTCCTGCTTTCCCAGTCTCTTCCAAGCTGAGCAAACCCATCGTTCCATATTACTGGGCCTGCTGCTGGGGGCAG GGCGGACCCCACAGCCAGACTCAGCACTCATTCGCCAGGCCTTGGCTGAGCGCTGGAGCCAGTGGTCACTTCGTGGAGGTCTAGAGATGTTGCCTCAGGCCCTTGAAACCCACCTGACTAGTAGGGGGGTCAGTGTTCTCAGAGGCCAGCCGGTCTGTGGGCTCAGCCTCCAGGCAGAAGGGCGCTGGAAG GTATCTCTAAGGGACAGCAGTCTGGAGGCTGACCACGTTATTAGTGCCATTCCAGCTTCAG TGCTCAGTGAGCTGCTCCCTGCTGAGGCTGCCCCTCTGGCTCGTGCCCTGAGTGCCATCACTGCAGTGTCTGTAGCTGTGGTGAATCTGCAGTACCAAGGAGCCCATCTGCCTGTCCAG GGATTTGGACATTTGGTGCCATCTTCAGAAGATCCAGGAGTCCTGGGAATCGTGTATGACTCAGTTGCTTTCCCTGAGCAGGACGGGAGCCCCCCTGGCCTCAGAGTGACT GTGATGCTGGGAGGTTCCTGGTTACAGACACTGGAGGCTAGTGGCTGTGTCTTATCTCAGGAGCTGTTTCAACAGCGGGCCCAGGAAGCAGCTGCTACACAATTAGGACTGAAGGAGATGCCGAGCCACTGCTTGGTCCATCTACACAAG ACCAAGAACCAGTTGAAGTGGCGACAGAGTCATGACAGGACCGTGGAGTGGCCTAAGGAGTACCCAGGGCGAAGTAGGAAACAGGCTCCTTCTATTCTTCATGTGCCTGGGTGCCAACTCCTCAGGTGCAGGGACCGTGACCACCTGGGGGCTGTAAGCGAACAGCCCCGGAGCTCGGCGGAGAGTAGGGTGGGGGTGGCGTCCTCTACCTTTTCTACCTTTCCCCTCTTCTag
- the PPOX gene encoding protoporphyrinogen oxidase isoform X1, translating to MEPPPRGLALSVPIYSPYDQSSCGLPSRVVTLAGPGFRMGRTVVVLGGGISGLAASYHLSRAPCPPKVVLVESSERLGGWIRSVRGPNGAIFELGPRGIRPAGALGARTLLLACGEQVSELGLDSEVLPVRGDHPAAQNRFLYVGGALHALPTGLRGLLRPSPPFSKPLFWAGLRELTKPRGKEPDETVHSFAQRRLGPEVASLAMDSLCRGVFAGNSRELSIRSCFPSLFQAEQTHRSILLGLLLGAGRTPQPDSALIRQALAERWSQWSLRGGLEMLPQALETHLTSRGVSVLRGQPVCGLSLQAEGRWKVSLRDSSLEADHVISAIPASVLSELLPAEAAPLARALSAITAVSVAVVNLQYQGAHLPVQGFGHLVPSSEDPGVLGIVYDSVAFPEQDGSPPGLRVTVMLGGSWLQTLEASGCVLSQELFQQRAQEAAATQLGLKEMPSHCLVHLHKTKNQLKWRQSHDRTVEWPKEYPGRSRKQAPSILHVPGCQLLRCRDRDHLGAASVSTHSQRTYLVFCCLSSPPPQQPGRHRCRHLGSGRCGGGVSRHGAGPRGGATRAD from the exons ATGGAGCCGCCTCCCCGTGGACTGGCCTTAAGTGTCCCTATCTATTCTCCCTACGACCAAAGCTCCTGCGGCCTTCCCTCTAGGGTTGTCACCCTAGCTGGACCTG GTTTCCGCATGGGCCGGACCGTGGTCGTGCTGGGCGGAGGCATCAGCGGCTTGGCCGCCAGTTACCACCTGAGCCGGGCCCCCTGCCCCCCTAAG GTGGTCCTAGTGGAGAGCAGTGAGCGTCTGGGAGGCTGGATTCGCTCCGTTCGAGGCCCTAATGGTGCTATCTTTGAGCTTGGACCTCGGGGAATTAGGCCAGCGGGAGCCCTAGGGGCCCGGACCTTGCTCCTG GCATGTGGAGAGCAGGTTTCTGAGCTTGGCTTGGATTCAGAAGTGCTGCCTGTCCGGGGAGACCACCCAGCTGCCCAGAACAGGTTCCTCTACGTGGGCGGTGCCCTGCATGCCCTACCCACTGGCCTCAG GGGGCTACTCCGCCCTTCACCCCCCTTCTCCAAACCTCTGTTTTGGGCTGGGCTGAGGGAGCTGACCAAGCCCCGGGGCAAAGAGCCTGATGAGACTGTGCACAGTTTTGCCCAGCGCCGCCTTGGACCTGAG GTGGCGTCTCTAGCCATGGACAGTCTCTGCCGTGGAGTGTTTGCAGGCAACAGCCGTGAGCTCAGCATCAGGTCCTGCTTTCCCAGTCTCTTCCAAGCTGAGCAAACCCATCGTTCCATATTACTGGGCCTGCTGCTGGGGGCAG GGCGGACCCCACAGCCAGACTCAGCACTCATTCGCCAGGCCTTGGCTGAGCGCTGGAGCCAGTGGTCACTTCGTGGAGGTCTAGAGATGTTGCCTCAGGCCCTTGAAACCCACCTGACTAGTAGGGGGGTCAGTGTTCTCAGAGGCCAGCCGGTCTGTGGGCTCAGCCTCCAGGCAGAAGGGCGCTGGAAG GTATCTCTAAGGGACAGCAGTCTGGAGGCTGACCACGTTATTAGTGCCATTCCAGCTTCAG TGCTCAGTGAGCTGCTCCCTGCTGAGGCTGCCCCTCTGGCTCGTGCCCTGAGTGCCATCACTGCAGTGTCTGTAGCTGTGGTGAATCTGCAGTACCAAGGAGCCCATCTGCCTGTCCAG GGATTTGGACATTTGGTGCCATCTTCAGAAGATCCAGGAGTCCTGGGAATCGTGTATGACTCAGTTGCTTTCCCTGAGCAGGACGGGAGCCCCCCTGGCCTCAGAGTGACT GTGATGCTGGGAGGTTCCTGGTTACAGACACTGGAGGCTAGTGGCTGTGTCTTATCTCAGGAGCTGTTTCAACAGCGGGCCCAGGAAGCAGCTGCTACACAATTAGGACTGAAGGAGATGCCGAGCCACTGCTTGGTCCATCTACACAAG ACCAAGAACCAGTTGAAGTGGCGACAGAGTCATGACAGGACCGTGGAGTGGCCTAAGGAGTACCCAGGGCGAAGTAGGAAACAGGCTCCTTCTATTCTTCATGTGCCTGGGTGCCAACTCCTCAGGTGCAGGGACCGTGACCACCTGGGGGCT GCCTCCGTGTCGACGCATTCCCAGCGCACATACCTGGTCTTTTGCTGCCTGTCGTCACCGCCACCCCAACAGCCGGGCAGGCATCGCTGCCGCCATCTTGGAAGCGGGCGCTGCGGGGGCGGGGTCTCGCGTCATGGGGCGGGGCCTCGGGGCGGAGCCACCCGGGCTGACTAG
- the PPOX gene encoding protoporphyrinogen oxidase isoform X2: MEPPPRGLALSVPIYSPYDQSSCGLPSRVVTLAGPGFRMGRTVVVLGGGISGLAASYHLSRAPCPPKVVLVESSERLGGWIRSVRGPNGAIFELGPRGIRPAGALGARTLLLVSELGLDSEVLPVRGDHPAAQNRFLYVGGALHALPTGLRGLLRPSPPFSKPLFWAGLRELTKPRGKEPDETVHSFAQRRLGPEVASLAMDSLCRGVFAGNSRELSIRSCFPSLFQAEQTHRSILLGLLLGAGRTPQPDSALIRQALAERWSQWSLRGGLEMLPQALETHLTSRGVSVLRGQPVCGLSLQAEGRWKVSLRDSSLEADHVISAIPASVLSELLPAEAAPLARALSAITAVSVAVVNLQYQGAHLPVQGFGHLVPSSEDPGVLGIVYDSVAFPEQDGSPPGLRVTVMLGGSWLQTLEASGCVLSQELFQQRAQEAAATQLGLKEMPSHCLVHLHKTKNQLKWRQSHDRTVEWPKEYPGRSRKQAPSILHVPGCQLLRCRDRDHLGAASVSTHSQRTYLVFCCLSSPPPQQPGRHRCRHLGSGRCGGGVSRHGAGPRGGATRAD, encoded by the exons ATGGAGCCGCCTCCCCGTGGACTGGCCTTAAGTGTCCCTATCTATTCTCCCTACGACCAAAGCTCCTGCGGCCTTCCCTCTAGGGTTGTCACCCTAGCTGGACCTG GTTTCCGCATGGGCCGGACCGTGGTCGTGCTGGGCGGAGGCATCAGCGGCTTGGCCGCCAGTTACCACCTGAGCCGGGCCCCCTGCCCCCCTAAG GTGGTCCTAGTGGAGAGCAGTGAGCGTCTGGGAGGCTGGATTCGCTCCGTTCGAGGCCCTAATGGTGCTATCTTTGAGCTTGGACCTCGGGGAATTAGGCCAGCGGGAGCCCTAGGGGCCCGGACCTTGCTCCTG GTTTCTGAGCTTGGCTTGGATTCAGAAGTGCTGCCTGTCCGGGGAGACCACCCAGCTGCCCAGAACAGGTTCCTCTACGTGGGCGGTGCCCTGCATGCCCTACCCACTGGCCTCAG GGGGCTACTCCGCCCTTCACCCCCCTTCTCCAAACCTCTGTTTTGGGCTGGGCTGAGGGAGCTGACCAAGCCCCGGGGCAAAGAGCCTGATGAGACTGTGCACAGTTTTGCCCAGCGCCGCCTTGGACCTGAG GTGGCGTCTCTAGCCATGGACAGTCTCTGCCGTGGAGTGTTTGCAGGCAACAGCCGTGAGCTCAGCATCAGGTCCTGCTTTCCCAGTCTCTTCCAAGCTGAGCAAACCCATCGTTCCATATTACTGGGCCTGCTGCTGGGGGCAG GGCGGACCCCACAGCCAGACTCAGCACTCATTCGCCAGGCCTTGGCTGAGCGCTGGAGCCAGTGGTCACTTCGTGGAGGTCTAGAGATGTTGCCTCAGGCCCTTGAAACCCACCTGACTAGTAGGGGGGTCAGTGTTCTCAGAGGCCAGCCGGTCTGTGGGCTCAGCCTCCAGGCAGAAGGGCGCTGGAAG GTATCTCTAAGGGACAGCAGTCTGGAGGCTGACCACGTTATTAGTGCCATTCCAGCTTCAG TGCTCAGTGAGCTGCTCCCTGCTGAGGCTGCCCCTCTGGCTCGTGCCCTGAGTGCCATCACTGCAGTGTCTGTAGCTGTGGTGAATCTGCAGTACCAAGGAGCCCATCTGCCTGTCCAG GGATTTGGACATTTGGTGCCATCTTCAGAAGATCCAGGAGTCCTGGGAATCGTGTATGACTCAGTTGCTTTCCCTGAGCAGGACGGGAGCCCCCCTGGCCTCAGAGTGACT GTGATGCTGGGAGGTTCCTGGTTACAGACACTGGAGGCTAGTGGCTGTGTCTTATCTCAGGAGCTGTTTCAACAGCGGGCCCAGGAAGCAGCTGCTACACAATTAGGACTGAAGGAGATGCCGAGCCACTGCTTGGTCCATCTACACAAG ACCAAGAACCAGTTGAAGTGGCGACAGAGTCATGACAGGACCGTGGAGTGGCCTAAGGAGTACCCAGGGCGAAGTAGGAAACAGGCTCCTTCTATTCTTCATGTGCCTGGGTGCCAACTCCTCAGGTGCAGGGACCGTGACCACCTGGGGGCT GCCTCCGTGTCGACGCATTCCCAGCGCACATACCTGGTCTTTTGCTGCCTGTCGTCACCGCCACCCCAACAGCCGGGCAGGCATCGCTGCCGCCATCTTGGAAGCGGGCGCTGCGGGGGCGGGGTCTCGCGTCATGGGGCGGGGCCTCGGGGCGGAGCCACCCGGGCTGACTAG